A portion of the Deinococcus peraridilitoris DSM 19664 genome contains these proteins:
- a CDS encoding ABC transporter substrate-binding protein — MKKFVVITTLALASSALAQDTIKIGAITSVTGRFAEFGKQQLAGFKVGVDEVNRKGGVNGKKIELIIEDNASDVNKGLAAAERLVNAGVPIVINEYSSSLVKAQAQYLARQKVPVLVVTSSGDDITKPGNDYIYRLNQPATEYARAIFNIFRDNKIKTVAMIAGTGAFEKSVAEAAVEIGKEYGIQLVENQSYDRGINDFRPVLNRIRGKNPDAVFMVSYAEDSVALMRQAREVGVKPRIFAGGAAGFALPDFIKGAGDAAESVVTATAWVPELRYAGTQKLNVDLTKALKGEPTYHAAQAYAGVIVAAEAIKRAGGTDREKVKAALGGIKMNTAFGPIEFKDFDGFKNQSPLEMVAQQVQNGKFVPVYPKSASPKPIKFER; from the coding sequence TCACCTCGGTGACGGGCCGCTTCGCCGAATTCGGCAAGCAGCAGCTCGCCGGTTTCAAGGTCGGCGTGGACGAAGTCAACCGCAAAGGCGGCGTGAACGGCAAGAAGATCGAGCTGATCATCGAGGACAACGCCAGCGACGTCAACAAGGGCCTCGCCGCCGCCGAGCGGCTCGTGAACGCTGGTGTGCCAATTGTCATCAACGAGTACTCCTCGAGCCTCGTCAAGGCGCAGGCGCAGTACCTCGCCCGGCAGAAGGTGCCGGTGCTGGTCGTGACCTCCAGCGGTGACGACATCACCAAGCCCGGCAACGATTACATCTACCGCCTCAACCAGCCTGCGACCGAATACGCCCGCGCCATTTTCAACATCTTCCGCGACAACAAGATCAAGACCGTCGCGATGATCGCCGGAACCGGCGCCTTCGAGAAGTCGGTCGCGGAAGCCGCCGTGGAAATCGGCAAGGAATACGGCATCCAGCTCGTCGAGAACCAGAGCTACGACCGCGGCATCAACGACTTCCGCCCGGTCCTGAACCGCATCCGTGGCAAGAACCCCGACGCGGTCTTCATGGTCAGCTACGCCGAGGACTCGGTCGCCCTGATGCGTCAGGCGCGCGAGGTGGGCGTGAAACCCCGCATCTTCGCGGGCGGCGCGGCGGGCTTCGCCCTGCCTGACTTCATCAAGGGGGCCGGTGACGCCGCCGAGAGCGTCGTCACCGCGACGGCCTGGGTGCCCGAACTGCGCTACGCCGGGACGCAGAAACTCAACGTCGACCTGACCAAGGCCCTCAAGGGTGAACCAACCTACCACGCGGCGCAGGCCTACGCGGGCGTGATCGTGGCGGCCGAAGCCATCAAGCGCGCCGGTGGTACCGACCGCGAGAAGGTCAAGGCCGCGCTGGGCGGCATCAAGATGAACACCGCCTTCGGCCCGATCGAATTCAAGGACTTCGACGGCTTCAAGAACCAGAGCCCGCTCGAAATGGTCGCGCAGCAGGTGCAGAACGGTAAGTTCGTGCCCGTCTACCCCAAGAGTGCCTCGCCCAAGCCCATCAAGTTCGAGCGCTGA